The DNA sequence GAAAAATTATAAAGAAATTTTGAGCTTACACTAAAAAGAAGAATCTTCCACAGAAAGTCAACTCTTTCAAAATTTGAATTTCGGATATATTTAATTAGTTCAGTTTTTTTAAGACTAAACTCTCTTTTAAAAAAATTGCTGTAGGAATAATTTAGCAGCTGCCGTTCTTCCAAAAATTCCTGAAATTCTGAAACAAAATTTTGGTTCATCTTATTTTTTTTCAAAAGTAAACACTAAGTACGCAATGTTTTTGCGCTAATAAATCATTTACCTAATTTAAGAGTAATCATCCTTCAAAAAGGTGTGAATAACAAAATTAAAAAAGATTCTGATACTATAATTACGGTTTATCACATTATAAAGAGTTTACAGAATTTACTTGTTATTTTCAATCCTGTAAAAAGTAGCTTTGCTGATTCCGGCCTGGTTGCAAGCCTTATCTATAGAAATACGTTTATTTTCGTATAAATGCTTTGCAAATTGATATTTTTCCAAACTTTTCTTGCTCGCACCTTTGGGTCTGCCTAAAAGCGTCTTTCTTTTTCTTGCACCTTCCAAGCCAGACTTGGTTCTTTCGCTAATTAGGTTTCTCTCAAATTCTGCAACTGCCCCAAAAATTTGAATGACAAATTTCCCGTTAGCCGACGTTGTATCAAATGCAGGCTCAGTGATACTTTTAAAAAGAACTCCTTTCTCGTTAAACTTCTCAATTAAATCAATCATATTTTTGAGCGAACGAAAAATCCGGTCGGTTTTGTAGACCATGATAATGTCTCCTTTTCTTAAATAAGAGAGCATTTCAATAAGACCATTTCTATCTTCCCGAACACCGCTTGCGATGTCCGAAAAAATTTTCTCACATCCATTCTCTTTCAGAAGTTCAATTTGTGTTTCTATATTTTGGTCTGAAGTAGAAACACGAGCATAACCAACCGTCATAATTTTAGTTTTAAAAAAGGTTTATTTTCAAAA is a window from the Chryseobacterium oryzae genome containing:
- a CDS encoding recombinase family protein, whose protein sequence is MTVGYARVSTSDQNIETQIELLKENGCEKIFSDIASGVREDRNGLIEMLSYLRKGDIIMVYKTDRIFRSLKNMIDLIEKFNEKGVLFKSITEPAFDTTSANGKFVIQIFGAVAEFERNLISERTKSGLEGARKRKTLLGRPKGASKKSLEKYQFAKHLYENKRISIDKACNQAGISKATFYRIENNK